TCTTAAACTAGTATGAAGATAGCGCGCTACCGAAGGATTGGGTCATCTCCACAACTTATAACGGCTGGACCacaaatgagaaagctgtAGATTGGATCCAGCACTTTGATAGGCATACTAAGCCCAAAACTCGTGGTACATATcgtcttcttatcctagatggGCATGAGGGCCACTACTCAATAGAATTTGAGCTATATTGCAAAGATCAGAAGATTATCACAATCTGTATGCCGTCCCACTCATCCCACATACTTCAGCcattagatgttggctgttttaGGCCGCTGAAAAAGGcgtatggcaaagaaattgaaggactcATGAGCAGTGAAACTAGTAGTTGAACTGAGTGAGTTCAGCCGCCCAACTGAGTCAGTTGGCTATATAATCAGTCCAGTTGAAGCCCATCCAGTTGAGTGAGGCTTCACTCAGTTGAGTGAGGCCTGCCACTCAGTTGAACTGCCAGTTGGACTGGATTACTATATATAGCTAGCGGCGGTACGGCCCCATCCTTTACGACAGATATCAATATAAGCTATGTACACCTCGCTGTTGCTACCTTGCTGTCACCATGCTCTCTTTTCCTACTATAAACTATTTACATTATTCTaccctttcctttcctttttgtgTCTCCGCCTCTACCTCTGCTACCCATCGGTCTATccactcctcatcaacccatGCAACGTTATTTTCCCGTAGCCACGACTTCAAACACTCAATAGCCTCTACAGCATCAATCCCAATGCGATTCCTTCGGTCGGTGATTGTAATCTTGCAACTAGAAAACAATCTTTCAACCTCGGCTGACATTGCTGGGATTGAGAGCAAATCTAGAGCCATTTTTGAGAGATATGGATAGACCTTTTGTTGTGTGGACTCCTGCCACCATTCAAGCGGATCAAATACCTCATCCGGGTCCATTTCCATCACTGGTTCCTTGCAGTATCTTTTGTACTCATCTATAACCTCTGGAACCTTTGTATGCTGCCGTGACCAAGTCTTGAACCgattttctttcttcctaTCGTTCTGATGACTTTGCGAACGGGGAACTGGAAGGGGAGCATACCTGGGCATATGGTTAAATATGGTTATTTGAGGTGTCGTAACCATAACCATAAATAACCATGAGCCGGAAACTATAACTTGTTATAACCATATAACCATATTATAACCATGATCTCCATCATCGCAAGACATCTTTAAATCCATTGCATTTCATTTACGATCTCGTCATTaagctcttcatcttcatccatcgTGATTGCCTCCATAGGGAGGCCCATGCCGTTGAGATTGGAAAGCCGGATATGGCCCTCTcgcagagacccaatcaactaaatcaactacacggcatctgtcaatttagagtaagtgtagattagtaatgaaactttgaatgtagtgtatcaacggacacctcaaatgtagttgatttaagtgtagttgacttcagtggatggaggtttgtggcggcatcatccagagtcgcggcgtagtggggcagcgcatgatggcactaagttaacgcgtctacacgtccacgcgcttgctcatacctctttcctcttcatcttggttttcgtgcaatatagtggcattatctcttgagttgatctcatcgcgcccgtgtcagggttggccacagtgacgctaaccatcccctcgcattaaaaagtgtcagagacgacatattctaacaaatacctccctcttagaaggaggtgatgtccacttttgctggctggtacaacaagtagggcttcccgaggctcctctggtgcgaatctaccttcggctgctcccgtccccttcccttcattcactcttgtagcactcgaatcgcctcttcaatggccagctgttttcgccgcggcagcgagccacgatagctcccgtcttctgaactcatcatcattaagatggatgccctcgagctctttcttctcctctatgatcgagagaaataacggatctaggtcgttgataatgcctgcccgaaaccacgacctcaatacctgacacatcccaactgtttgcgcctgaagattgcaccgttggggaacaaccatctgccctgctgccgagaacatcctctcacattctgcagacattgattgtattgtgacaaagtcgagggccattcgggagagacgagggtattgcaggcgcttctcatgccaatacgctatcggatctcgcacagtcttgtcagtgctctcatggctcgattgccatcgttcgtattcgtcgccaatcgtgtcgtcgtccagtagaggctctgtctgtatggagtcgatacgggactgttcgcaatgctcttcgaaggcattgtagtattgcttctgtcgttttgcaacaggctcgtcatttgaggccaccacaatatggaaatctcgataggactcgtcccacacttcttgaactatcctttttgcagatctgatccagtcgggcttatgtacccaggcctgctcgaaccatccccatctgtatgccgggtggagtgcgagggcggtataatatatcggtgttgtgtcgagaatagtgtaatacttgtctaatttctcccaggccatatttatgccgatcctgaactgttcggggtcaggaaaatcttttgccatcgccttatatttttcgagcttgccaagcaggaattcaaacccattgatcacatcccaaacgttcccatatgaaccagtataacccctcttgcgtttcctgattaaaccgtcgccttctagagtcttgactgcatcttcatagtatccaaggatcgtcgcgaagtgttgaagtacagaccaatcgttggccgtaagttggttctcgtctctaaggattcgaggccggacagccgactttttcaactggccagttctttttgatgtattctcctcctcccattggattcggaacttcgcgactagcagttcgaagtaccttcgaagtctcaaggcgcggcggatcatatagagctgggaaagccagcgcgtatcgttatctagcactaccgagacggggctttttgaccgtattttcggatcgtccgatatggatatgtcgtactcttgaagttctttcaataggtatgtcagtctgtccgatcgatTAATATCtacgacgaaattatggagcttcccaaccggccctttctgtcgccaaagttcgtattcggcttcagacagcgcttctgcaccagaaagttgttcttcgaacgcgtctgtatccttcccgaacagtagtgccttcgcagacagattgactatatggccgaagcagcggcctcgccttcgagcgccattgaagccgagctttttgccaatagcctcaagtgctgtgtcgttgttctcggcattgtcaagggtaaaatacccaatattctcctcgatgccaaaagcctcgatggtataaaggacttctgttgcaatgttgttccccgaatgtctgcggacttcggggacccccagagcgaccttgtggggcttgctattctcgtccctgaagaagcacacgataccgtataacgagtgtcgattccgcgccctccatccgtcaaagctgacgtgtattaagccggggctctttcgcagggcttcaatgacgcgcgccttgtgctttttaaattcggagttgatgagcgcgcgaactgtggtatcagagatgttggcgttcgtgatcttgactgcagggttaaggtattcgaagatatcccggagtctctcatgttcaacaacactaaagggctgattcgtgtcgactatccactcgatcaggagacgttgaaagtgatttcgattaaatccgcgtatcatagagttggcaatcgcctgttctcgaggtcttaaagggtcgagcttccatatatccacaatcgatcttggcctcttgctccctggcttctcctcggctttcttttgcaagccggactttgtcttgttatctggtgcagatattccgtgatccttgtataagtgattcagcgcattctgaaggccaatagcaacgaaattcttaggtctggggtcgttcttctgaatacacggcttgcagacccatctgcgctcgtcgtcatgttgtatgtcgtatccatattcccaagcccatgagtagttgtctttgcttctttctgaccatacccaacccggaaaatgtccccaaagacgcgtatcgtacttatcaggagtgggcaatgtcgtcggcggcggggagaacggcgtcaatgagctctcggcagaagaagcaggcgtggaaggcactgggagttcgaagtcaattgggacatcatcgatagaaattggggacgattctaggaattccgaagcgctcatggtcatagtaaacataaagacataatgtgaaagtgtcacggactaactcgttgccgtgcacctgggttgatggcaatgctgataacgccaccaaatgagggtctcacaaccagcccctgagcattgactgcccagttaaccaccatagtagagagtccacccctcgagaacgtctgctctctcttttttgttagctgaatgagccgcgtgtccccttacggaacttactggggccgaccggcgaccccttacagaaaagaagcgatgatacttgttgtagatggccagaaataggtgttatgtgatgatcaagcaggtgctagctagcaggaagatatttcaataaactaggcatcagccatcgttccgctacacgtcattcaaaacatggcaatacggttccaagatgggtaaaaagatgccgaagtcaatcaaccaaggatcaacagacgcacgacgcagtagcggaggctctaccttaaggcactttggttagaatacaaattacggatgtagaatagggggaggaagctgacttgtcgtctcgcccgcagccgaacctaccctgaagctaagttcgagatcaaatgtgcagccctttaaccatcaacagttacactgaaatcaactaaatccacgtacacgagaggcccaaatttagtttaattgattagtcaggattgtcctgatttagttgatttagttgagtgtaatacactaagttgatcaaccagtgtaagtcgtgtagttgattgggtctctgggTCTACCCTGCCCTGTCACATACCTTACATTGCACCTGCAAGGAGAATCATGGATCAACAACTATCGTGCGGTCAGACCTGAAGGTCGCATATCAACCCTACCCGGAACTTTAGCTCGAATCTGAATAATGGTGCTTTCTCCCGCGGTCTTGTACCTTTGGTCATCACCCGGCCGTACCATACGATGGATGTGGGTCGCGCAATGACAAGTCGAGTACGTATGCGACGACTCGAACAGTCAAAGCGGGACCGGGATCCCTAGTTAAACGTGGACCCCCAAGCCTTTTTAGGTGTTGGACAAACATCGTATCCAATTTAACCAACGACCAAGATAGGACTTCAAACGACAATGAGCCGGAAACAGATTGTGCTGACAGTTGGGCTATCATGAGACAAAGACACGACTTCGGAAGCGGTTATATAACACAGATTGATAGTTGTTCTATTGAAGGAGTCTCCACTGGGCGTAATAAattgtgtgtgtgtgtgtgtgtgtgtgtctcTGTGTATACCGCAACAAATTTCCCATCCCCACGCTTtgttgtcggataaaactgcctctgttgatagaacaagcaaacttggagtaattgctagatgtcataaaatcatagatatcaggagatgagaggctggccaaccacctggaattttatcagaaggctggtagttgtgcttctgaactcagataaatgacgtgaatccctctggcaagagaaggacaacgaacaagaacaacaattTTGTAAaagagcttagttaacaatgagtctcataacgtgacatTTGTACTTTTTGTCAAGCTCACGCGTAAGGCGCGTTCCGTACAATTTGTATGGTATTATGGCTACACTTGAACACATGGATTATCAAAATGCCAGTAAGGAAGAGGAAGCATAGAGAGTCACTTGCATCTTCTGAGCCAGAAATTTCAGGCAATTTAAAGCTTCAAGCCCAACCTTATTCCAAACCCTCTAAAAAACGagcttcgtcatcgtcgccttTAAAGCCAGTCGGCCAAGCAGGCTTCCAACAACCAGCCTTCCAACCAGTTACCTTACGGCCATTCAAACGTCGAATATCTACGGACCTTCCAAAGGAAAGCttcttccaagtcttccagcTATTCTGCCCAGTTCACTTGGTACAGCAATGGGTCGAATTCATCAATTTACGGCACATTTGCTTACCAGGGCACGCAGAAGGTCCTCGCTCAAAGTGCAGCCGGTATAATACGTGGGATCCTACTTCCGTTGACGAGATCTacctcttccttggcattTTAATCTATATGTCCGTTCACCAAGAGCCTGCTGTTATCGACTACTGGAGCACCTCACCAACCGATCCAGTACACCCCATAACCAGGTTCATGCCAAGGAATCGCTTCCAGGCCCTCTACCGACGATTCTGCATCTGGGATCCAACCGAGACAAAGTCAACGGTCTTTCAGAAAGTCGCCGAATGGAGCCAGCATATCCAGTTGACATCTATTGGGTACTGGAAGCCAGCCTCGTCAGTAAGTATCGATGAGGCTATGGTACGGTTCACTGGCCGTAGCAAAGATACGGTACATTTGCCCTCGAAGCCAATTCCAATTGGTTATAAGGTCTGGGTTGTTGCTGACAGTGGCTACTTTCTACAGTGGTGGTCTTTCCATCGAAAGGGCTATGGTCCTGTGAACTACGATGCTATTCCAAGTCTAGGGTTGGCTCCAACCCAAGGCATTGTTGTAGATCTTCTGCGACGGCTTCCTCCGCCTCCCTCTACTAGCCACGGCTACCATTGCTACATGGACAGCCTCTTCGCGACGCCCCAGCTCTTCGAATACCTCCGCTCCCAAGGCATTGCTGCAACAGGCACCACTCGCCCGGCTCGAATCGACTCTATGCAGCTCCAACAGCTTCGTACACAAGAGTCTCGAAAGGATACCATACCTTGGGGTACATTGTACGCTAGGAAGTGTAAGGAAGCAGAAGTCATACAATTTGGATTTAAAGACAACGCATTTGTACTTCTATTAAGTACTGCATTTAATGGAATGGAGCCCGAATGTGTGAAACTTCGGCGACAACCGTCAAAGACCTCTACAAGTGCGCGAACAGCACGCATGCCTTTCGACGGCAAGCCTGTCAAGCTACTACCAATACCCCACTTAATCAATTCGTATAATCAGCATATGAACAGTGTTGATATCGGAGATCAACTACGGGCTGGATTTACTCCTCGTCGTCGTATTGCACGAGGAGGGCAACAGGCGCTTGTATATTTATTTCTTCTCGAAGTCGTAGTAACGAATACGTATCTATTACAGCAACACGGTTGGCCAAGTGATACCCAGGTTAATAGCCAGACTACATTTCGAAAGAGGCTAGTTATACACAGAGATCTTGGACATTTTTGGAAAGAAGCTTGTATTACATGGCCAGCGATCCCAGGCGACAAAGACCGAGGCGACGACTATACAAACCTCACTGCCACCGCACTCACTTACTACCATGGAAAAGCGTGGCTGGTGCGCTTGGTGCTCGTCTAAGAAGCAGCGGCTAGTATTGAATACCCCTGTACTACGAAAAGTCGAAAGGAATCGATATATCAAAAGTGGTTGCAGTAACTGCGGCGTGCATTTATGCCGTCCAACTGGCAAAATCGCCAGGCATTGCTGGAAGAATTGGCATTCAAAGTGACTTGGATTTAAGATAGGCAATTAATAGGGGTGCTACAACAGATCACTACGCGTGCTACAATTTACGGGTGCTACAATTTTTGGAGCCTCTCATTGGCTCAAATTAGGTCTGTTAGTGCGAGAGGTAGGTACTGAATTCTGCCATGGTCGCCATATGCCCGCCAAAACGTCAACCCTCTCAACGCGTCCTAACGCgtcacagcatcaaccttATCACCGTCGTCATTGCCCTACACTGTCATGAAACTCGCCTTAAAGCTCTACAATGCCTTCACCAAATATTaacatcgccaacatcagcCGTCGTAGAAGTCCAATTAGTCCAACCGGTTCATCTACACACGCGCAGACGCGAccatcatccagcaattCTAACCACTCAGGCAGCTCGACAGCCAGCCTCGACATCTGGCAACATGGCACGGAAGGATTGGGCAGCGTGCCTGTCGCGTGACTCGATGAGCATTTCCACACTCTGCCAGGACTTCACGATCTGGTCAGCAAGGATATTCCAGGCGTTAGATGGCGAAAATCAGACATCTACCTCAGGAACGACTATCGGACATCTGAgtaccaaccaagccaaagacTTCAACATGTGGACACACTAATACCAGACCCGGCCAAGACTACGCAGCAGAGGCGGCGAACGAATCAGCAGAGCCGGGATCAGCAGATTTCTCAAGCCATGGCAATACTGACCGTCCTTCCAACTGCTTTAGCGTTGGCCCGCCAACTTTCACGGACTGACGAGGACCTCGCCTCTGCACTTATCCTGGCTGACAAGAATGAACCTGCCTGTACCGATAATGGGCGTCAGTTGCAAAAGTCCAGAGTGATTTCTTCAGGGCCAACTACATGGCACACAGCTCCAGTCGGCCCCGAGCTTCCAGACACAACAACCCTAGGCAAGGGGCAGTCTACACAACACGAATTGCCCCATACCGATCCCGCATCCAGGATCATTGAAAGCATTCCAAATCCGCCAATCCCTGGTGAACCAGCTCCATCGATTAACGCCCTTTTTGCGGAGGTCAATGCTTTTGCAAAGGGTCATGGTTTTGGTATTATTAGGGCTAATGGCGTAGTACGACCTGGTCATCGAAGTCGATATGTCTTTCAATGTGACCGATATGGAGCTCCACGGCCCGGAAGGGGTGCTGGCATTCGGAAACGAAAATCTCGGAAGTCTGGATGCCGATGGAAGATTATTGCCGAGACCTTGCCTGAGAACGGTTTCTACTGGACTCTGCGGCAATTCCCAAATACGGAGCACCACGAACACAACCACGAGCCCAGCGCCGATGCTGCCGCCCACCCAGTTCATCGGCGACTAACCAGTCCTGTTAAGGCGATTGTGCAATCCTCCAGTCGACGGATTGGGATCCGTGCACGAGACATTGGGGGCATTGTCCGAGATCATTTCCCAGACTCAGTTTACACTCCGACAGATATCTACAATGCCAGAGCTCGGATCAGCAGAGAGAATCTGGGTGGCTATGGCTCTACGGCTGCACTGATCAAGTTctttgacgacaaggagatCCCTTACATTGTCGAGTGGGCAGATGATGAACCCGACCGCCTGGTAGGGTTGGTTTGGACCTTTCCTTACTGTGTCCGCATGTGGAGGCGTTTTTCCGAAGTCGTCAGTTTCGACAACACGTACAACACGAACCGTTTTAAGTTGCCACTTTTCCAAGTTACGGGACAAACATGCTTGGGCACTGTCTTTAACGCCGCATTTGGGTTAATCGACAATGAGAGGCTTGAAGgcagtgtggtaaataatatGACAATAAAACAATATACCGCAATACATACCATATGATATGCATTTTCTGATATTGTGACAATACCATACGGAGTTTGCGATATTgtgacaatacaatacaaggCGAttcatattggcaatatattgtttatattgaTTGGTGAAACATAGAATAAATTCACTTCCGCTGACATTTACATCGACGAAAACACGTAATAGACGTACAATAAACAATTGTACCGGGTAGGACTGTTGGTCTGCACTCGCTTGACGCGACGCGAATAACGCCACTaaatggaggcggcgccaGAAAACCCCAAGTGTTAAGCATGTGCCTAGCTAGCCAGCTCTCTGAAAACTTTCAGCTCTACTTTTTTCTTTAATGCGATCAAACTGTTGTTTCCAAGAGCCTTTTTGGCGAAAATAAGCCTGGTGCCCCTTACGATAATGCCTCAACAACGCTTGCAGTTTGTTCAACCGTCGCAACGAAAAGGTTCAATAACATCCGACAACCTTTCGGAGAGTTCCGGTCAGCAGCTACATGACACAGACGAGAGCCGAACCTCTCAATACCAATCGTCGCGACCTCACACAGCCTCTATAGCCTCTTGCGCGAAGCCAAGAACGTCATGGGTCTTCTGTCATATGCCAGACGAGGAGATTGAAACCAGATATTACAATCAACGAACTGGAAAAGAGGAATGGCGCTGCAAACACTGCGAGAAAACATATTCTTGTTCTGGTGGAACTGCGGCTCCAGCCAAGCACCTCACGGACCCTCCCCCTGACGGTCATGGTCTCCCAAAAGGCGCTCCACGATCCGCTAAAGTAAGAACTATAAGAACTATTCTtgaacaagctcgtcttaCGGCTGAAGAAAATGTCCGAAAACGCCGCCGGTTTAACGATCAATACGGAGACTCGATCGACCCGGACCAGCTCGAAGTGTTGTACGTAAGGTTTATTACCgcctgttctcttccatttcggctgGTGGAATGCCCAGAATTCCGAGCCCTATTGGCCTACATTAATGCCGACGTCGATACTTGGCTTCCAGACACGCACCAAACTGTCAAGAAATGGATTATGCGGCAGTATGAAgatcagaaggagaaggtcaagcagCGCATACAGTCCGCAAAGTCAAGGATTCACATCAGCTGCGACCTTTGGACTTCTCCCAACTCTTTGGCAATCTTAGGCGTAGTTGCTCACTATGTCACGGAAGACTgcaagctggaacaccaCACTTTGGCCTTAAAAGACATCGACAgtgagcatgatg
Above is a genomic segment from Pochonia chlamydosporia 170 chromosome Unknown PCv3seq00031, whole genome shotgun sequence containing:
- a CDS encoding restless-like transposase (similar to Metarhizium robertsii ARSEF 23 XP_007816583.1) encodes the protein MSASEFLESSPISIDDVPIDFELPVPSTPASSAESSLTPFSPPPTTLPTPDKYDTRLWGHFPGWVWSERSKDNYSWAWEYGYDIQHDDERRWVCKPCIQKNDPRPKNFVAIGLQNALNHLYKDHGISAPDNKTKSGLQKKAEEKPGSKRPRSIVDIWKLDPLRPREQAIANSMIRGFNRNHFQRLLIEWIVDTNQPFSVVEHERLRDIFEYLNPAVKITNANISDTTVRALINSEFKKHKARVIEALRKSPGLIHVSFDGWRARNRHSLYGIVCFFRDENSKPHKVALGVPEVRRHSGNNIATEVLYTIEAFGIEENIGYFTLDNAENNDTALEAIGKKLGFNGARRRGRCFGHIVNLSAKALLFGKDTDAFEEQLSGAEALSEAEYELWRQKGPVGKLHNFVVDINRSDRLTYLLKELQEYDISISDDPKIRSKSPVSVVLDNDTRWLSQLYMIRRALRLRRYFELLVAKFRIQWEEENTSKRTGQLKKSAVRPRILRDENQLTANDWSVLQHFATILGYYEDAVKTLEGDGLIRKRKRGYTGSYGNVWDVINGFEFLLGKLEKYKAMAKDFPDPEQFRIGINMAWEKLDKYYTILDTTPIYYTALALHPAYRWGWFEQAWVHKPDWIRSAKRIVQEVWDESYRDFHIVVASNDEPVAKRQKQYYNAFEEHCEQSRIDSIQTEPLLDDDTIGDEYERWQSSHESTDKTVRDPIAYWHEKRLQYPRLSRMALDFVTIQSMSAECERMFSAAGQMVVPQRCNLQAQTVGMCQVLRSWFRAGIINDLDPLFLSIIEEKKELEGIHLNDDEFRRRELSWLAAAAKTAGH